A region of Haliotis asinina isolate JCU_RB_2024 chromosome 9, JCU_Hal_asi_v2, whole genome shotgun sequence DNA encodes the following proteins:
- the LOC137296154 gene encoding ultra-long-chain fatty acid omega-hydroxylase-like: protein MDALQLVSRLNRETVLQALGTSIALYVTYRLVKLVVWYRRFFSFFNNCQGVKEFNWRSGNLHVLPQDFEKRAEVERDWMKRFPKYYRLWVGPLNAVIRVYHPDTIRPIIKSTEPKPRGFGAQYESLVPWLGEGLLIAGGQRWYRARRLLTPAFHFDILKPYVEVSNNAIDTMMAKIDNHIKEGTSFELFNMVSLCTFDILLRCAMSVKENIQQQGQTHPYVNAVNDLLTLATVRNFNPLYFFDFIFYNTSKGKKFKERCDFVHRWAEGIIDKRRQELEKDGPPKARYLDFLDVLLSAKDADGKGLTPLEIRNEVDTFLFEGHDTTASGISWTLFTLASKPEFQTRVQEEVDSLLEGRKSKHITWDDIHKMEYLARVLKEGMRFHSPVPFVSRRLEHPMELDGKVFPVGTMVALGIWNVHHNPDLWEKPDVFDPDRFLPENIQKQDTYSYIPFSAGPRNCIGQHFAQNEEKVMVGRILQRYKLEVDTSYKVGRRFAGVMKSTEGLWVYAKHRN, encoded by the exons ATGGACGCGCTGCAACTTGTATCCCGTCTCAATCGTGAGACTGTTCTACAGGCTCTGGGAACATCCATAGCTCTATACGTGACGTATCGACTGGTCAAGCTCGTGGTCTGGTATCGGCGCTTCTTCAGCTTCTTCAACAACTGCCAGGGCGTCAAGGAGTTTAACTGGAGGTCTGGAAACCTGCATGTG CTCCCCCAGGATTTTGAGAAACGTGCTGAAGTGGAGCGTGATTGGATGAAGAGATTCCCCAAGTACTACCGGCTGTGGGTAGGGCCTCTCAATGCAGTCATCAGGGTCTACCACCCAGACACCATCAGACCGATCATCAAATCCACAG AGCCAAAGCCAAGGGGATTTGGGGCCCAATATGAATCATTAGTGCCCTGGCTCGGAGAGGGCCTCCTGATCGCAGGTGGACAACGCTGGTACCGAGCTCGTCGACTACTGACCCCCGCCTTCCACTTCGACATCCTTAAACCCTACGTCGAAGTCTCCAACAACGCCATCGACACTATGATG GCTAAGATTGACAATCATATCAAGGAAGGCACCAGCTTTGAGTTGTTCAACATGGTCAGTCTGTGTACATTTGACATCCTGTTGCGATGTGCCATGTCGGTCAAGGAGaacatacagcaacaggg GCAAACACACCCGTATGTGAACGCAGTGAATGACTTGCTCACCCTGGCTACAGTCCGAAACTT caacccattatACTTCTTTGACTTCATCTTTTACAACACGTCCAAAGGAAAGAAGTTTAAGGAGCGTTGTGACTTTGTACATCGCTGGGCTGAAGGCATCATCGACAAGAGGCGACAGGAACTG GAGAAAGATGGTCCACCCAAGGCACGCTACTTGGATTTCCTAGACGTCCTGCTCAGTGCCAAAGATGCTGACGGCAAGGGTCTCACCCCGCTAGAGATCAGGAATGAAGTCGACACGTTTCTGTTTGAAG GTCATGACACAACGGCCAGTGGAATATCATGGACGCTGTTTACCTTGGCCTCCAAACCCGAGTTCCAGACCAGGGTTCAAGAGGAAGTGGACTCACTGCTGGAAGGAAGAAAGTCCAAGCACATCACCTG GGATGACATCCACAAGATGGAATATCTGGCACGGGTTCTGAAGGAAGGGATGAGGTTTCACTCGCCTGTCCCGTTCGTCAGTCGGAGGCTAGAACACCCCATGGAGCTGGACGGGAAGGTCTTTCCAGTGGGAACAATGGTCGCACTGGGCATATGGAATGTTCATCACAACCCCGACTTGTGGGAGAAGCCGGATGTGTTTGATCCAGACCGATTTCTGCCTGAGAACATCCAGAAGCAGGACACTTACTCATACATCCCTTTCTCTGCTGGCCCACG AAACTGCATCGGGCAACATTTCGCCCAAAACGAGGAGAAGGTCATGGTGGGAAGAATTCTCCAAAG ATACAAGTTAGAAGTGGATACAAGCTACAAGGTTGGGCGAAGGTTTGCTGGCGTGATGAAGTCCACTGAAGGTCTATGGGTGTACGCCAAGCACAGAAACTGA